One region of Triticum aestivum cultivar Chinese Spring chromosome 6B, IWGSC CS RefSeq v2.1, whole genome shotgun sequence genomic DNA includes:
- the LOC123133648 gene encoding pollen allergen KBG 41 — MAAVKKYTVALFLAVALVAGPAVSYAADAAYTPAAPAGAAGTQPKATTDEQKLMEKINDGFKAAVAAAAGVPAADKYKTFDATFSEASNKAFAEVLKGAAAGQYAGQSSSMAKLSSSLELSYKLAYDKAQGATPEAKYDAYVATLTESLRVISGTLEVHSVKPAEEEVKGVPTGELKAIDQVDAAFRTAATAADAAPVNDKFTVFETAFNKAIKETTGGAYESYKFIPALEAAVKQAYAATVAAAPEVKFTVFQTALSKAINAMTQAEKDAAATATATAGASAGATAGGYKA, encoded by the coding sequence ATGGCGGCGGTGAAGAAGTACACGGTGGCGCTCTTCCTCGCCGTCGCCCTCGTGGCGGGGCCGGCCGTCTCCTACGCCGCCGACGCTGCCTACACCCCGGCCGCCCCAGCCGGAGCCGCCGGGACACAGCCCAAGGCGACGACCGACGAGCAGAAGCTGATGGAGAAGATCAACGACGGCTTCAAGGCGGCCGTGGCGGCCGCAGCCGGCGTCCCTGCGGCGGACAAGTACAAGACATTTGATGCCACATTCAGCGAGGCCTCTAACAAGGCTTTCGCGGAGGTCCTCAagggcgccgccgccggccagTACGCCGGCCAGTCCAGCTCCATGGCCAAACTCTCCAGCAGCCTCGAACTCTCCTACAAGCTCGCCTACGACAAAGCCCAGGGAGCCACCCCCGAGGCCAAGTACGACGCCTACGTCGCCACCCTCACCGAGTCGCTCCGCGTCATCTCCGGCACCCTCGAGGTCCACTCCGTAAAGCCCGCCGAGGAGGAGGTCAAGGGGGTCCCCACCGGCGAGCTGAAGGCCATCGATCAGGTCGACGCCGCCTTCAGGACCGCCGCCACGGCCGCCGACGCTGCCCCGGTCAACGACAAGTTCACCGTCTTCGAGACCGCCTTCAACAAGGCCATCAAGGAGACCACGGGCGGCGCATATGAGAGCTACAAGTTCATCCCGGCCCTTGAGGCCGCTGTCAAGCAGGCGtacgccgccaccgtcgccgccgcgccggagGTAAAATTCACCGTCTTTCAGACCGCCCTGAGCAAGGCCATCAATGCCATGACCCAAGCCGAGAAGGATGCCgcagccaccgccaccgccaccgctggGGCCAGCGCCGGCGCCACTGCCGGTGGCTACAAAGCCTGA